From Paenibacillus sp. GP183, one genomic window encodes:
- a CDS encoding DUF6199 family natural product biosynthesis protein yields the protein MGFISVLLVVLGSMMLFKPSIIWTITESWKSNDATEPSDLYVKSTRFGGIIVTLAGLGGVLTFWFL from the coding sequence TTGGGATTTATAAGCGTTCTTCTTGTTGTTCTGGGATCGATGATGCTATTCAAGCCGTCGATAATCTGGACCATTACAGAGAGTTGGAAGTCTAATGATGCGACAGAGCCATCGGACTTGTATGTAAAGTCAACACGCTTTGGCGGGATTATAGTTACACTTGCCGGTTTAGGCGGTGTATTGACGTTTTGGTTTTTATAA